In one window of Tachypleus tridentatus isolate NWPU-2018 chromosome 2, ASM421037v1, whole genome shotgun sequence DNA:
- the LOC143241099 gene encoding low molecular weight phosphotyrosine protein phosphatase-like isoform X3 — MSFTNCRSCICSYSKTTRGSRSAYFLNSDYYFQWIIDSAATGDWHVGCQPDKRARNCMKKYGIEMNHKARLVHEDDFNNFDYVFGMDENNINDLKEIAPRSYRAELELLGKYDPEGELIIQDPYYDRGDKGFERVYEQCIRCCNNFLDQNL; from the exons ATGTCGTTCACCAATTGCAGAAGCTGTATTTGCTCATATAGCAAGACAACGAGGGGTTCTAGATCAG CTTATTTTCTGAACAGTGACTATTATTTCCAGTGGATAATAGATAGTGCTGCTACTGGAGATTGGCATGTTGGTTGTCAGCCTGACAAAAGAGCTAGAAATTGTATGAAGAAATATGGAATTGAAATGAACCACAAGGCAAGGTTG GTGCATGAAGATGACTTCAACAACTTTGACTATGTGTTTGGTATGgatgaaaataacataaa tgacTTAAAAGAAATAGCTCCTAGATCATATAGAGCAGAACTTGAATTGCTTGGAAAATATGATCCTGAAGGTGAACTAATTATTCAAGATCCATATTAT GATCGAGGAGATAAAGGATTTGAGAGGGTGTATGAACAGTGTATCCGTTGCTGTAATAACTTTCTTGACCAGAATCTCTGA
- the LOC143241099 gene encoding low molecular weight phosphotyrosine protein phosphatase-like isoform X1, producing the protein MTIALLSTRKYMSFTNCRSCICSYSKTTRGSRSAYFLNSDYYFQWIIDSAATGDWHVGCQPDKRARNCMKKYGIEMNHKARLVHEDDFNNFDYVFGMDENNINDLKEIAPRSYRAELELLGKYDPEGELIIQDPYYDRGDKGFERVYEQCIRCCNNFLDQNL; encoded by the exons ATGACAATAGCTCTGTTATCTACAAG GAAATATATGTCGTTCACCAATTGCAGAAGCTGTATTTGCTCATATAGCAAGACAACGAGGGGTTCTAGATCAG CTTATTTTCTGAACAGTGACTATTATTTCCAGTGGATAATAGATAGTGCTGCTACTGGAGATTGGCATGTTGGTTGTCAGCCTGACAAAAGAGCTAGAAATTGTATGAAGAAATATGGAATTGAAATGAACCACAAGGCAAGGTTG GTGCATGAAGATGACTTCAACAACTTTGACTATGTGTTTGGTATGgatgaaaataacataaa tgacTTAAAAGAAATAGCTCCTAGATCATATAGAGCAGAACTTGAATTGCTTGGAAAATATGATCCTGAAGGTGAACTAATTATTCAAGATCCATATTAT GATCGAGGAGATAAAGGATTTGAGAGGGTGTATGAACAGTGTATCCGTTGCTGTAATAACTTTCTTGACCAGAATCTCTGA
- the LOC143241099 gene encoding low molecular weight phosphotyrosine protein phosphatase-like isoform X2, producing MDKKKSVLFVCLGNICRSPIAEAVFAHIARQRGVLDQWIIDSAATGDWHVGCQPDKRARNCMKKYGIEMNHKARLVHEDDFNNFDYVFGMDENNINDLKEIAPRSYRAELELLGKYDPEGELIIQDPYYDRGDKGFERVYEQCIRCCNNFLDQNL from the exons GAAATATATGTCGTTCACCAATTGCAGAAGCTGTATTTGCTCATATAGCAAGACAACGAGGGGTTCTAGATCAG TGGATAATAGATAGTGCTGCTACTGGAGATTGGCATGTTGGTTGTCAGCCTGACAAAAGAGCTAGAAATTGTATGAAGAAATATGGAATTGAAATGAACCACAAGGCAAGGTTG GTGCATGAAGATGACTTCAACAACTTTGACTATGTGTTTGGTATGgatgaaaataacataaa tgacTTAAAAGAAATAGCTCCTAGATCATATAGAGCAGAACTTGAATTGCTTGGAAAATATGATCCTGAAGGTGAACTAATTATTCAAGATCCATATTAT GATCGAGGAGATAAAGGATTTGAGAGGGTGTATGAACAGTGTATCCGTTGCTGTAATAACTTTCTTGACCAGAATCTCTGA